One window of Bactrocera tryoni isolate S06 chromosome 2, CSIRO_BtryS06_freeze2, whole genome shotgun sequence genomic DNA carries:
- the LOC120767720 gene encoding major facilitator superfamily domain-containing protein 1-like isoform X2 yields MPTSTDDALPIVENEEARPPSPASVARRSPQDNELDLQPSGCGSSMCCNPTSGVHRFIALIFMCLLGFGSYFCYDNPGALQEVFKHDLNITTTEFTLIYSIYSWPNVVLCFIGGFLIDRVFGIRLGTIIYLFILLIGQLIFASGGLLGTFWIMIVGRFIFGIGAESLAVAQNNYAVLWFKGKELNMVFGLQLSVARFGSTVNFWVMQPIYDYVSKFYTDHRAIGVVLLLAAGTCVLSLLCALILGWMDKRAERILQRNTNPSGEIAKLSDVTTFKVSFWMVSIICVAYYVAIFPFIALGKTFFMHRFHFTPDQANNVNSIVYLISAIASPVFGFVIDKTGRNVSWVFCATFTTIGAHALLAFTLLNPYIGMIIMGLSYSMLAASLWPLVALIIPEYQLGTAYGFCQSVQNLGLAVITIVAGMIVDRSDGNYVWVELFFMGWLTVALISTCVIWGYDKKVKGNLNMTPAQRVQYASAMYVKF; encoded by the exons ATGCCTACTTCGACAGATGATGCCCTGCCAATAGTGGAGAATGAGGAGGCGCGTCCACCATCGCCTGCCTCAGTGGCACGGCGCAGTCCTCAGGACAACGAGTTGGATCTGCAACCCAGCGGTTGTGGTTCGTCGATGTGCTGCAACCCTACCAGCGGCGTGCATCGTTTCATTGCCTTGATTTTTATGTGCCTGCTTGGATTTG GTTCCTATTTTTGCTACGACAACCCCGGCGCACTACAGGAGGTCTTCAAACATGATCTCAACATTACCACCACCGAATTCACGCTCATCTATTCCATCTACTCGTGGCCGAATGTGGTGCTCTGTTTCATTGGCGGTTTTCTAATTGATCGCGTCTTCGGCATACGTCTCGGCACAATCATCTATCTATTCATTTTACTTATTGGTCAATTGATATTCGCCTCGGGTGGCCTTTTGGGCACATTTTGGATAATGATTGTGGGACGTTTCATATTCGGTATCGGTGCTGAGTCGTTGGCTGTGGCACAAAACAATTACGCTGTGCTCTGGTTCAAGGGGAAGGAATTGAATATGGTGTTCGGTTTGCAATTGTCCGTGGCGCGTTTTGGTAGCACTGTGAATTTCTGGGTCATGCAACCGATATATGACTATGTATCGAAATTCTATACGGATCATAGAGCAATTGGTGTGGTGTTGTTGCTGGCGGCTGGCACATGTGTCTTGTCACTTTTGTGCGCTCTGATTTTGG GCTGGATGGACAAACGTGCCGAACGCATTTTGCAACGTAACACCAATCCTTCCGGTGAGATTGCCAAGCTCAGTGATGTCACTACATTCAAGGTCAGCTTTTGGATGGTCTCAATTATCTGCGTGGCCTATTATGTTGCCATCTTTCCTTTCATCGCTTTGGGCAA aacCTTCTTCATGCATCGTTTCCACTTCACACCGGATCAAGCTAATAACGTCAATTCGATTGTGTATTTAATCTCGGCTATTGCTTCGCCCGTTTTCGGCTTTGTTATCGACAAAACCGGTCGCAATGTCAGCTGGGTATTTTGCGCAACATTCACCACAATTGGCGCACATGCGCTGCTTGCATTTACACTTCTTAACCCATACATTGGTATGATCATTATGGGTCTGTCGTATTCCATGTTGGCAGCTAGCCTTTGGCCACTAGTTGCTTTGATCATTCCCGAGTATCAATTGGGCACAGCTTATGGCTT CTGTCAGTCTGTGCAAAATCTTGGTCTGGCCGTAATCACCATTGTTGCTGGCATGATTGTCGATCGCAGCGACGGCAATTACGTTTGGGTTGAACTCTTCTTTATGGGTTGGCTGACAG TTGCTTTAATTTCCACCTGCGTAATCTGGGGCTATGACAAGAAGGTGAAAGGTAACCTGAATATGACGCCAGCACAACGTGTCCAATATGCTAGCGCAATGTATGTGAAAttctaa
- the LOC120767720 gene encoding major facilitator superfamily domain-containing protein 1-like isoform X1 has protein sequence MPTSTDDALPIVENEEARPPSPASVARRSPQDNELDLQPSGCGSSMCCNPTSGVHRFIALIFMCLLGFGSYFCYDNPGALQEVFKHDLNITTTEFTLIYSIYSWPNVVLCFIGGFLIDRVFGIRLGTIIYLFILLIGQLIFASGGLLGTFWIMIVGRFIFGIGAESLAVAQNNYAVLWFKGKELNMVFGLQLSVARFGSTVNFWVMQPIYDYVSKFYTDHRAIGVVLLLAAGTCVLSLLCALILGWMDKRAERILQRNTNPSGEIAKLSDVTTFKVSFWMVSIICVAYYVAIFPFIALGKTFFMHRFHFTPDQANNVNSIVYLISAIASPVFGFVIDKTGRNVSWVFCATFTTIGAHALLAFTLLNPYIGMIIMGLSYSMLAASLWPLVALIIPEYQLGTAYGFCQSVQNLGLAVITIVAGMIVDRSDGNYVWVELFFMGWLTVALISTCVIWGYDKKVKGNLNMTPAQRVQYASAMRAANQDNGVYSSDQEPLLDD, from the exons ATGCCTACTTCGACAGATGATGCCCTGCCAATAGTGGAGAATGAGGAGGCGCGTCCACCATCGCCTGCCTCAGTGGCACGGCGCAGTCCTCAGGACAACGAGTTGGATCTGCAACCCAGCGGTTGTGGTTCGTCGATGTGCTGCAACCCTACCAGCGGCGTGCATCGTTTCATTGCCTTGATTTTTATGTGCCTGCTTGGATTTG GTTCCTATTTTTGCTACGACAACCCCGGCGCACTACAGGAGGTCTTCAAACATGATCTCAACATTACCACCACCGAATTCACGCTCATCTATTCCATCTACTCGTGGCCGAATGTGGTGCTCTGTTTCATTGGCGGTTTTCTAATTGATCGCGTCTTCGGCATACGTCTCGGCACAATCATCTATCTATTCATTTTACTTATTGGTCAATTGATATTCGCCTCGGGTGGCCTTTTGGGCACATTTTGGATAATGATTGTGGGACGTTTCATATTCGGTATCGGTGCTGAGTCGTTGGCTGTGGCACAAAACAATTACGCTGTGCTCTGGTTCAAGGGGAAGGAATTGAATATGGTGTTCGGTTTGCAATTGTCCGTGGCGCGTTTTGGTAGCACTGTGAATTTCTGGGTCATGCAACCGATATATGACTATGTATCGAAATTCTATACGGATCATAGAGCAATTGGTGTGGTGTTGTTGCTGGCGGCTGGCACATGTGTCTTGTCACTTTTGTGCGCTCTGATTTTGG GCTGGATGGACAAACGTGCCGAACGCATTTTGCAACGTAACACCAATCCTTCCGGTGAGATTGCCAAGCTCAGTGATGTCACTACATTCAAGGTCAGCTTTTGGATGGTCTCAATTATCTGCGTGGCCTATTATGTTGCCATCTTTCCTTTCATCGCTTTGGGCAA aacCTTCTTCATGCATCGTTTCCACTTCACACCGGATCAAGCTAATAACGTCAATTCGATTGTGTATTTAATCTCGGCTATTGCTTCGCCCGTTTTCGGCTTTGTTATCGACAAAACCGGTCGCAATGTCAGCTGGGTATTTTGCGCAACATTCACCACAATTGGCGCACATGCGCTGCTTGCATTTACACTTCTTAACCCATACATTGGTATGATCATTATGGGTCTGTCGTATTCCATGTTGGCAGCTAGCCTTTGGCCACTAGTTGCTTTGATCATTCCCGAGTATCAATTGGGCACAGCTTATGGCTT CTGTCAGTCTGTGCAAAATCTTGGTCTGGCCGTAATCACCATTGTTGCTGGCATGATTGTCGATCGCAGCGACGGCAATTACGTTTGGGTTGAACTCTTCTTTATGGGTTGGCTGACAG TTGCTTTAATTTCCACCTGCGTAATCTGGGGCTATGACAAGAAGGTGAAAGGTAACCTGAATATGACGCCAGCACAACGTGTCCAATATGCTAGCGCAAT GCGTGCTGCAAATCAGGATAATGGTGTGTACTCCAGTGATCAGGAGCCGCTGCTGGATGATTAA